One genomic region from Daphnia magna isolate NIES linkage group LG10, ASM2063170v1.1, whole genome shotgun sequence encodes:
- the LOC116932034 gene encoding uncharacterized protein LOC116932034 has product MPKSIAQFNCLFAPLTIEKLTQLDKTNFLKMFMLYSLLAIALIAQVQSAALPQSDAVPVETVIDDSKANEEAKTSVDMFDIALLSANYTEKDHVKEVDTYLDTAIQVDKFGCGSRLICELHRRAESELLPEEVLLRSMLDDKPLTVPSDGPKTAKGRGVFQYAAFIGSTAKNSETCNRAFARCPFDSETILLVFRAIENYPTLKSLAHPFPSHKLQPPKEDKSS; this is encoded by the exons ATGCCAAAGTCAATAGCTCAGttcaattgtttgtttgctcCTCTTACCATTGAAAAGCTCACGCAGCTAGACAAAACAA ACTTCCTGAAGATGTTTATGCTTTACAGTCTGCTTGCTATAGCATTGATTGCCCAAGTACAGTCGGCAGCTTTACCGCAATCGGACGCGGTTCCCGTTGAGACTGTG ATTGATGATAGCAAGGCCAATGAAGAGGCGAAGACGTCGGTTGACATGTTTGACATTGCTCTTCTCTCTGCCAATTACACAGAAAAAGATCATGTTAAGGAAGTAGACACTTACCTCGACACTGCCATTCAAGTTGATAAATTCGGCTGTGGATCGAG GCTGATCTGTGAATTGCACCGTCGAGCTGAAAGTGAATTACTGCCTGAAGAAGTTCTTCTGCGTTCTATGCTCGA TGACAAGCCTTTGACCGTCCCCTCCGATGGGCCTAAAACTGCCAAAGGTAGGGGAGTGTTCCAGTATGCGGCATTCATCGGATCAACGGCCAAGAACTCGGAGACATGCAATCGAGCTTTTGCTCGTTGTCCGTTTGATTCGGAAACAATTCTTCTCGTTTTCAGGGCTATAGAAAACTACCCGACGCTCAAATCGCTCGCCCATCCATTTCCTAGTCATAAGCTTCAACCGCCCAAAGAAGATAAATCATCTTAG
- the LOC116931626 gene encoding myosin-2 heavy chain-like has protein sequence MAFKELILYFLPTWIFGSADPTAADKARSQPDGQSTQKSNKKETQTSNQKETQTSNQKSTQQEFSTSQTTCPISKARQHLPNERDKRVNKTDAAPSQNINDDVEEITQLQQQVFEITMARDNLQEENEKLRNDLSYREKEHQEQLENLKCQRILLEDKTTQLLAQKDQELENTRKLQPCHDVLHKEISKLRSDLKHKTEEYQKEFEKLRQRYALLNQKRKQALALKDLQLERARTFLSDQDHLIKQMQEEIVQLRKSNKELTGKLAKIEANSSPAGQIHQEQIKEPEVAVFAPPSIQRQDIEAEPNTLPVTKTTRRVYDRRALMELKDSVGTTNIKSLLDFGILRDSHSEKSTPTNQGVEFMTRSYHPLFPATEHGQPRKREIRLMSSQKEPRKANNPNVWIPKRLSAKSEDGNKTSSEEILRTIRGILNKLTPSNYQRLLAKIQETNIDSQDCLAGVIRIFFAKAVEESIFASIYAKMCLALSTKDVASSSNPAETINFRKLILSHCQREFEKDSAGFVKTEQKRLEFENAETETEKHKLQEELKELVDKNRRTSFGNIIFIGELFKVNVISSNVMHQCIRKLLSHKEDEDSIECLCKLLTTVGKQLESSTLPDNGVSSNFTNAKIMTSYIQTLQTIAGEQKVSSRIRFMIQDVVDLRKTGWKPRRMENGPRTIEEIHKEINQELEGQQKQLPVPQKQGKILKESRPVKQVKVTINNRTPKVPTSQARIQGSGSMKPNVN, from the coding sequence ATGGCTTTCAAAGAGTTAAtcctttattttcttcctaCGTGGATTTTCGGATCCGCCGACCCAACCGCTGCCGATAAGGCACGGTCCCAACCAGACGGTCAATCGACACAGAAgtcaaacaagaaagaaaccCAGACATCAAACCAGAAAGAAACCCAGACATCAAACCAGAAATCAACCCAGCAAGAGTTTTCCACCAGCCAGACCACTTGCCCGATTAGTAAGGCCCGTCAACATCTGCCGAATGAAAGGGACAAGAGAGTTAACAAAACTGACGCTGCCCCTTCACAAAACATAAATGATGATGTGGAGGAAATTACCCAGCTGCAGCAGCAAGTTTTCGAAATTACAATGGCTCGCGACAATCTTCAGGAGGAAAACGAGAAATTGCGCAATGACTTGAGCTATCGAGAAAAAGAACATCAGGAACAGTTAGAAAATCTGAAATGTCAGCGAATCTTGCTAGAGGACAAAACGACCCAGCTTTTGGCCCAAAAAGACCAGGAGTTGGAGAACACAAGGAAACTCCAACCGTGCCATGATGTTCTTCACAAAGAAATCTCCAAACTTCGTAGCGATCTGAAACACAAAACAGAGGAATATCAGAAGGAATTTGAAAAACTGAGGCAGCGTTACGCCCTGCTGAACCAAAAGCGAAAGCAGGCATTGGCTTTGAAGGACCTGCAGTTGGAGAGGGCGCGAACATTCCTTTCAGATCAAGACCATTTAATTAAACAaatgcaagaagaaattgtccAACTGCGAAAATCCAACAAAGAACTTACTGGAAAGCTTGCGAAGATCGAAGCCAATTCGTCTCCTGCTGGCCAAATTCATCAAGAGCAGATCAAGGAGCCCGAAGTAGCTGTTTTTGCACCACCAAGTATCCAGCGACAAGATATCGAAGCTGAACCAAATACTCTTCCGGTAACAAAGACAACGAGAAGGGTGTATGATCGGCGTGCGCTCATGGAACTGAAAGACAGCGTTGGGACCACCAACATCAAAAGTCTGCTAGATTTCGGTATTCTTCGTGATTCACACAGTGAAAAATCAACCCCAACCAACCAGGGAGTTGAATTTATGACTCGTTCTTATCACCCACTGTTCCCAGCAACGGAACATGGTCAACCAAGAAAACGAGAAATAAGACTGATGAGTTCACAGAAAGAGCCGAGAAAGGCAAACAATCCCAATGTTTGGATACCCAAAAGGCTGTCTGCAAAATCTGAGGACGGCAACAAGACATCTAGCGAAGAGATTTTGAGAACCATTCGTGGAATCTTAAATAAGCTTACACCATCTAACTACCAGCGCTTATTAGCAAAGATCCAAGAAACCAATATTGACAGCCAAGATTGTTTGGCCGGGGTCATCAGAATATTTTTTGCAAAAGCGGTCGAGGAATCCATTTTTGCCTCCATCTACGCAAAAATGTGTTTGGCACTATCGACCAAAGACGTTGCATCTTCATCCAATCCTGCGGAAACGATTAACTTCCGCAAGCTGATCCTATCCCATTGCCAGAGGGAATTTGAAAAGGATAGTGCGGGATTCGTCAAGACAGAACAGAAACGACTTGAGTTTGAAAACGCCGAAACAGAAACAGAAAAGCATAAGTTACAAGAGGAATTAAAAGAACTCGTTGACAAGAATAGAAGAACATCGTTTGGAAACATAATATTCATTGGCgaactattcaaagtcaacGTTATTTCTTCGAACGTTATGCATCAATGCATTCGAAAGTTACTGAGTCACAAGGAGGACGAAGACTCGATCGAGTGTCTCTGCAAGCTGCTGACCACCGTTGGCAAGCAATTAGAGAGTTCTACACTTCCAGACAATGGAGTTAGCTCAAATTTTACCAACGCTAAAATTATGACCTCATACATCCAAACTTTACAGACTATAGCTGGTGAGCAGAAAGTATCTAGCCGTATCCGCTTCATGATTCAAGATGTAGTAGATCTACGCAAAACTGGATGGAAACCTCGTCGAATGGAAAACGGACCCAGAACAATCGAGGAGATACATAAAGAAATTAACCAAGAGCTCGAGGGACAGCAAAAACAGTTACCTGTTCCGCAAAAACAGGGGAAAATACTAAAAGAATCCCGACCTGTCAAACAAGTTAAGGTTACGATAAACAACAGAACGCCTAAAGTGCCCACTTCCCAAGCCAGGATACAAGGTAGTGGTTCAATGAAACCAAATGTCAACTAA